A genome region from Arachis duranensis cultivar V14167 chromosome 6, aradu.V14167.gnm2.J7QH, whole genome shotgun sequence includes the following:
- the LOC107493087 gene encoding lysine histidine transporter 2-like, which produces MVGAGVLSLPYAMAHMGWGLGITVMILLWVITLYMLWQMVEMHEMVPGGKRLDRYHELGQEAFGEKLALWIVVPQQLLVEVGTCIVYMVTGGKSIKKVHETFCPECMQIKTSYWIMVFASVNFVLAQLPNFNSIFAISLGAAVMSLTYSFIAWGASIKKGITPDVSYNVKMKSTSDGVLNFFSALGDVAFAYAGHNVVLEIQATMPSTAEKPSKVPMWKGCIWAYNGVVICYFPVAFVGYYMFGNMVDDNILITLEHPAWFFVIANLFVVIHVVGGYQVFAMPVFDMIETYLVTRLNFSPFFTLRVISRTLFVGITMLIGIRILFFGSLLGFLGGFAFAPTLYFFPCIIWLKIKKPRKYGLSWTINWICIVIGVLIMTLSPIGALRNIIVLAKNYKFFS; this is translated from the exons ATGGTGGGCGCCGGTGTTCTGAGCCTTCCGTATGCAATGGCACATATGGGATG GGGTCTTGGAATCACGGTGATGATCTTGTTATGGGTTATCACGCTGTACATGCTCTGGCAAATGGTTGAGATGCATGAGATGGTACCGGGAGGGAAGAGACTTGATAGGTACCACGAACTAGGTCAAGAAGCATTTGGGGAAAAGCTTGCCCTGTGGATTGTGGTTCCCCAACAACTGCTGGTTGAAGTTGGAACATGCATCGTCTACATGGTGACCGGAGGCAAGTCAATAAAAAAGGTTCACGAAACCTTTTGCCCTGAATGCATGCAAATCAAGACCAGTTATTGGATCATGGTCTTTGCTTCTGTCAACTTCGTTCTTGCCCAGCTCCCCAACTTCAACTCTATTTTTGCCATCTCTCTCGGTGCAGCAGTGATGTCTCTGACTTATTCGTTCATCGCTTGGGGTGCATCCATCAAGAAAGGGATTACACCAGACGTGTCCTATAACGTGAAGATGAAAAGCACGAGTGATGGTGTGCTCAATTTCTTCTCTGCATTGGGAGATGTGGCATTTGCATATGCAGGACACAATGTGGTGCTAGAGATTCAAGCAACAATGCCTTCAACGGCAGAGAAGCCTTCCAAGGTACCAATGTGGAAAGGGTGTATTTGGGCATAC AATGGAGTTGTAATATGTTACTTTCCTGTTGCCTTTGTTGGCTACTACATGTTTGGAAACATGGTGGATGATAACATCCTCATCACACTCGAACACCCTGCTTGGTTTTTTGTCATAGCTAATCTCTTTGTTGTCATCCACGTCGTTGGAGGCTA TCAAGTGTTTGCAATGCCAGTCTTTGATATGATTGAAACTTATTTGGTAACACGATTGAACTTCTCACCTTTTTTCACCTTACGTGTCATAAGTCGCACTCTATTTGTTG GAATCACAATGTTAATAGGAATCCGCATCCTATTTTTTGGTTCTCTTCTTGGATTTCTTGGTGGATTTGCCTTTGCTCCCACCTTATACTTT TTTCCATGCATCATATGGCTTAAGATCAAGAAACCTAGAAAATATGGCTTGTCTTGGACAATTAATTGG ATTTGCATTGTTATTGGAGTATTGATAATGACACTATCACCTATTGGTGCTTTGAGGAATATCATTGTCTTAGCCAAGAACTACAAGTTTTTTTCATGA
- the LOC107493088 gene encoding lysine histidine transporter-like 2 isoform X3 — MVGAGVLSLPYAMAHMGWGLGITVMILSWVITLYTLWKMVEMHEMVPGGKRLDRYHELGQEAFGEKLGLWIVVPQQLLVIVYMVTGGKSIKKVHETFCHECTPIKTSYWIMVFASVNFVLTQLPNFNSISAISLGAAVMSLTYSFIAWGASIKKGITPDVSYNVKMKSTSDGVLNFFSALGDVAFAYAGHNVVLEIQATMPSTAEKPSKVPMWKGCIWAYVGVAICYFPVAFVGYYMFGNMVDDNILITLEHPAWLIAIANLFVVIHVVGGYQVFAMPVFDMIETYLVTRLNFSPSSTLRVMTRTLFVGISILFFGSLLGFLCGFAFSPTLYFVPCFIWLKLKKPRKYGLSWTINWICIVIGVLIMTQSPIGALRNIIVSAKNYKFFS; from the exons ATGGTGGGCGCCGGTGTTCTGAGCCTTCCGTATGCAATGGCACATATGGGATG GGGTCTTGGAATCACGGTGATGATCTTGTCATGGGTTATCACGCTGTACACGCTCTGGAAAATGGTTGAGATGCATGAGATGGTACCGGGAGGGAAGAGACTTGATAGGTACCACGAACTAGGTCAAGAAGCATTTGGGGAAAAGCTTGGTCTGTGGATTGTGGTTCCCCAACAACTGCTGGTCATCGTCTACATGGTGACCGGAGGCAAGTCAATAAAAAAGGTTCACGAAACCTTTTGCCATGAATGCACGCCAATCAAGACCAGTTATTGGATCATGGTCTTTGCTTCCGTCAACTTCGTTCTTACCCAGCTCCCCAACTTCAACTCTATTTCTGCCATCTCTCTCGGTGCAGCAGTGATGTCTCTGACTTATTCGTTCATCGCTTGGGGTGCATCCATCAAGAAAGGGATTACACCAGACGTGTCCTATAACGTGAAGATGAAAAGCACGAGTGATGGTGTGCTCAATTTCTTCTCTGCATTGGGAGATGTGGCATTTGCATATGCAGGACACAATGTGGTACTAGAGATTCAAGCAACAATGCCTTCAACGGCAGAGAAGCCTTCCAAGGTACCAATGTGGAAAGGGTGTATTTGGGCATACGTTGGAGTTGCAATATGTTACTTCCCTGTTGCCTTTGTTGGCTACTACATGTTTGGAAACATGGTGGATGATAATATCCTCATCACACTCGAACACCCTGCTTGGCTTATTGCCATAGCTAATCTCTTTGTTGTCATCCACGTCGTTGGAGGCTA tCAAGTGTTTGCAATGCCAGTTTTTGATATGATTGAAACTTATTTGGTAACACGATTGAACTTCTCACCTTCTTCCACCTTACGTGTCATGACTCGCACTCTATTTGTTG GAATCAGCATCCTATTTTTTGGTTCTCTACTTGGATTTCTTTGTGGATTTGCCTTTTCTCCCACCTTATACTTTG TTCCATGCTTCATATGGCTTAAGCTCAAGAAACCTAGAAAATATGGCTTGTCTTGGACAATTAATTGG ATTTGCATTGTTATTGGAGTATTGATAATGACACAATCACCTATTGGTGCTTTGAGGAATATCATTGTCTCAGCCAAGAACTACAAGTTTTTTTCATGA
- the LOC107493150 gene encoding putative uridine kinase C227.14 isoform X1 has protein sequence MEATFCSTFQRSSRAEPLLLRTVGARHRNRFLLPVARDNKFSPLSFAPTGYGSSKIALFKVLSAEKGQVHVVEKSGVEELYDELAARLLPSASVSSSPNFKHIVGLAGPPGAGKSTLAHEVVSRVNKLWPERASSMDSQVQPPDVAIVVPMDGFHLYRSELDVMENPEEAHARRGAPWTFNPSRLLTCLKNLKIHGSVYVPSFDHGVGDPLEDDIFVNVQHKVVIVEGNYLLLEDGIWKEISCLFDEKWFIDIDIDKAMQRVLKRHISTGKPPDIAKQRIENNDRLNAELIMKSKKNADIIIKSVDF, from the exons ATGGAAGCAACCTTCTGTTCAACATTTCAGAGATCTTCTCGTGCTG AACCATTGTTGCTAAGAACAGTCGGAGCTCGCCATCGGAACCGGTTTTTGCTACCCGTCGCGCGGGATAACAAGTTTTCGCCGCTGTCTTTTGCTCCAACTGGCTATGGCAGTAGCAAGATTGCTCTCTTCAAG GTTTTATCTGCTGAGAAGGGGCAGGTTCATGTAGTAGAGAAAAG TGGAGTTGAAGAGTTATATGATGAATTGGCTGCACGCCTTCTGCCTTCAGCATCGGTGTCATCAAGCCCTAATTTTAA GCACATTGTTGGCCTGGCTGGTCCACCAGGTGCTGGAAAAAGCACTCTTGCACATGAAGTAGTCAGCCGGGTAAACAAGCTTTGGCCAGAGAGAGCTTCTTCTATGGACTCCCAGGTTCAACCTCCTGATGTTGCTATTGTAGTTCCCATGGATGGTTTCCATCTTTATCGTTCTGAACTAGATGTAATGGAG AATCCAGAGGAAGCACATGCCAGAAGAGGAG CTCCATGGACATTCAATCCATCACGACTACTTACGTGTCTCAAGAATCTTAAAATTCAT GGATCCGTCTATGTTCCATCGTTTGACCATGGGGTTGGGGACCCATTGGAAGATGATATCTTTGTGAATGTTCA GCACAAAGTTGTTATTGTAGAAGGTAACTATTTGCTCTTGGAAGATGGGATTTGGAAGGAGATATCATGTTTGTTTGACGAGAAATG GTTTATTGATATTGACATTGACAAAGCAATGCAGAGAGTTTTAAAGAGGCATATTTCAACTG GTAAGCCTCCAGACATTGCTAAACAGCGG atagAGAACAACGACAGGCTCAATGCAGAACTCATAATGAAGTCCAAGAAAAATGCTGATATAATAATCAAGTCAGTTGATTTTTGA
- the LOC107493088 gene encoding lysine histidine transporter-like 2 isoform X2 codes for MVGAGVLSLPYAMAHMGWGLGITVMILSWVITLYTLWKMVEMHEMVPGGKRLDRYHELGQEAFGEKLGLWIVVPQQLLVIVYMVTGGKSIKKVHETFCHECTPIKTSYWIMVFASVNFVLTQLPNFNSISAISLGAAVMSLTYSFIAWGASIKKGITPDVSYNVKMKSTSDGVLNFFSALGDVAFAYAGHNVVLEIQATMPSTAEKPSKVPMWKGCIWAYVGVAICYFPVAFVGYYMFGNMVDDNILITLEHPAWLIAIANLFVVIHVVGGYQVFAMPVFDMIETYLVTRLNFSPSSTLRVMTRTLFVGISILFFGSLLGFLCGFAFSPTLYFLVLFYTYLQLPCFIWLKLKKPRKYGLSWTINWICIVIGVLIMTQSPIGALRNIIVSAKNYKFFS; via the exons ATGGTGGGCGCCGGTGTTCTGAGCCTTCCGTATGCAATGGCACATATGGGATG GGGTCTTGGAATCACGGTGATGATCTTGTCATGGGTTATCACGCTGTACACGCTCTGGAAAATGGTTGAGATGCATGAGATGGTACCGGGAGGGAAGAGACTTGATAGGTACCACGAACTAGGTCAAGAAGCATTTGGGGAAAAGCTTGGTCTGTGGATTGTGGTTCCCCAACAACTGCTGGTCATCGTCTACATGGTGACCGGAGGCAAGTCAATAAAAAAGGTTCACGAAACCTTTTGCCATGAATGCACGCCAATCAAGACCAGTTATTGGATCATGGTCTTTGCTTCCGTCAACTTCGTTCTTACCCAGCTCCCCAACTTCAACTCTATTTCTGCCATCTCTCTCGGTGCAGCAGTGATGTCTCTGACTTATTCGTTCATCGCTTGGGGTGCATCCATCAAGAAAGGGATTACACCAGACGTGTCCTATAACGTGAAGATGAAAAGCACGAGTGATGGTGTGCTCAATTTCTTCTCTGCATTGGGAGATGTGGCATTTGCATATGCAGGACACAATGTGGTACTAGAGATTCAAGCAACAATGCCTTCAACGGCAGAGAAGCCTTCCAAGGTACCAATGTGGAAAGGGTGTATTTGGGCATACGTTGGAGTTGCAATATGTTACTTCCCTGTTGCCTTTGTTGGCTACTACATGTTTGGAAACATGGTGGATGATAATATCCTCATCACACTCGAACACCCTGCTTGGCTTATTGCCATAGCTAATCTCTTTGTTGTCATCCACGTCGTTGGAGGCTA tCAAGTGTTTGCAATGCCAGTTTTTGATATGATTGAAACTTATTTGGTAACACGATTGAACTTCTCACCTTCTTCCACCTTACGTGTCATGACTCGCACTCTATTTGTTG GAATCAGCATCCTATTTTTTGGTTCTCTACTTGGATTTCTTTGTGGATTTGCCTTTTCTCCCACCTTATACTTT TTGGTCTTATTTTATACCTACTTGCAACTTCCATGCTTCATATGGCTTAAGCTCAAGAAACCTAGAAAATATGGCTTGTCTTGGACAATTAATTGG ATTTGCATTGTTATTGGAGTATTGATAATGACACAATCACCTATTGGTGCTTTGAGGAATATCATTGTCTCAGCCAAGAACTACAAGTTTTTTTCATGA
- the LOC107493088 gene encoding lysine histidine transporter-like 2 isoform X1, with product MVGAGVLSLPYAMAHMGWGLGITVMILSWVITLYTLWKMVEMHEMVPGGKRLDRYHELGQEAFGEKLGLWIVVPQQLLVIVYMVTGGKSIKKVHETFCHECTPIKTSYWIMVFASVNFVLTQLPNFNSISAISLGAAVMSLTYSFIAWGASIKKGITPDVSYNVKMKSTSDGVLNFFSALGDVAFAYAGHNVVLEIQATMPSTAEKPSKVPMWKGCIWAYVGVAICYFPVAFVGYYMFGNMVDDNILITLEHPAWLIAIANLFVVIHVVGGYQVFAMPVFDMIETYLVTRLNFSPSSTLRVMTRTLFPNFKSCFAGISILFFGSLLGFLCGFAFSPTLYFLVLFYTYLQLPCFIWLKLKKPRKYGLSWTINWICIVIGVLIMTQSPIGALRNIIVSAKNYKFFS from the exons ATGGTGGGCGCCGGTGTTCTGAGCCTTCCGTATGCAATGGCACATATGGGATG GGGTCTTGGAATCACGGTGATGATCTTGTCATGGGTTATCACGCTGTACACGCTCTGGAAAATGGTTGAGATGCATGAGATGGTACCGGGAGGGAAGAGACTTGATAGGTACCACGAACTAGGTCAAGAAGCATTTGGGGAAAAGCTTGGTCTGTGGATTGTGGTTCCCCAACAACTGCTGGTCATCGTCTACATGGTGACCGGAGGCAAGTCAATAAAAAAGGTTCACGAAACCTTTTGCCATGAATGCACGCCAATCAAGACCAGTTATTGGATCATGGTCTTTGCTTCCGTCAACTTCGTTCTTACCCAGCTCCCCAACTTCAACTCTATTTCTGCCATCTCTCTCGGTGCAGCAGTGATGTCTCTGACTTATTCGTTCATCGCTTGGGGTGCATCCATCAAGAAAGGGATTACACCAGACGTGTCCTATAACGTGAAGATGAAAAGCACGAGTGATGGTGTGCTCAATTTCTTCTCTGCATTGGGAGATGTGGCATTTGCATATGCAGGACACAATGTGGTACTAGAGATTCAAGCAACAATGCCTTCAACGGCAGAGAAGCCTTCCAAGGTACCAATGTGGAAAGGGTGTATTTGGGCATACGTTGGAGTTGCAATATGTTACTTCCCTGTTGCCTTTGTTGGCTACTACATGTTTGGAAACATGGTGGATGATAATATCCTCATCACACTCGAACACCCTGCTTGGCTTATTGCCATAGCTAATCTCTTTGTTGTCATCCACGTCGTTGGAGGCTA tCAAGTGTTTGCAATGCCAGTTTTTGATATGATTGAAACTTATTTGGTAACACGATTGAACTTCTCACCTTCTTCCACCTTACGTGTCATGACTCGCACTCTATTT CCAAATTTCAAATCCTGTTTTGCAGGAATCAGCATCCTATTTTTTGGTTCTCTACTTGGATTTCTTTGTGGATTTGCCTTTTCTCCCACCTTATACTTT TTGGTCTTATTTTATACCTACTTGCAACTTCCATGCTTCATATGGCTTAAGCTCAAGAAACCTAGAAAATATGGCTTGTCTTGGACAATTAATTGG ATTTGCATTGTTATTGGAGTATTGATAATGACACAATCACCTATTGGTGCTTTGAGGAATATCATTGTCTCAGCCAAGAACTACAAGTTTTTTTCATGA
- the LOC127748438 gene encoding uncharacterized protein LOC127748438, whose protein sequence is MHIVGLAGPPGAGKSTLAHEVVSRLNKLCPERASSMDSQVQPPDVAIVVPMDAREIIFLNGVFDNRIQRKHMPEGEGFVYVPSFDHGVGDPVEDDIFVNVQ, encoded by the exons ATGCACATTGTTGGCCTGGCTGGTCCGCCAGGTGCTGGAAAAAGCACTCTTGCACATGAAGTAGTCAGCCGGTTAAACAAGCTTTGCCCAGAGAGAGCTTCTTCCATGGACTCCCAGGTTCAACCTCCTGATGTTGCTATTGTAGTTCCCATGGATG CAAGGGAAATTATATTTCTGAATGGTGTTTTTGATAATAGAATCCAGAGGAAGCACATGCCAGAAGGGGAG GGATTCGTCTATGTTCCATCATTTGACCATGGGGTTGGGGACCCAGTGGAAGATGATATCTTTGTGAATGTTCAGTGA
- the LOC107493151 gene encoding lysine histidine transporter 2-like: MVGAGVLSLPYAMAHMGWGLGITVMILSWVIMLYTLWKMVEMHEMVPGGKRLDRYHELGQEAFGKKLGLWIVLPQQLLVEVGTCIVYMVTRGKSIKKVHETFCPECTPIKTSYWIMVFASVNFVLAQLPNFNSISAISLGAAVMSLTYSFIAWGASIKKGITPDVSYNVKMKSTSDGVLNFFSALRDVAFAYAGHNVVLEIQATMPSTAEKPSKVPMWKGCIWAYIGVAICYFPVAFVGYYMFGNMVDDNILITLEHPAWLIAITNLFVVIHVVGGYQVFAMPVFDMIEIYLVTRLNFSPSSTLRVITRTLFVGITMLIGISIPFFGSLLGFLGGFAFAPTSYFFPCIIWLKLKKPRKYGLSWTINWICIVIGVLIMTLSPIGALRNIIVSAKNYKFFS; this comes from the exons ATGGTGGGCGCCGGTGTTCTGAGCCTTCCGTATGCAATGGCACATATGGGATG GGGTCTTGGAATCACGGTGATGATCTTGTCATGGGTTATCATGCTGTACACGCTCTGGAAAATGGTTGAGATGCATGAGATGGTACCGGGAGGGAAGAGACTTGATAGGTACCACGAACTAGGTCAAGAAGCATTTGGGAAAAAGCTTGGTCTGTGGATTGTGCTTCCCCAACAACTGCTGGTTGAAGTTGGAACATGCATCGTCTACATGGTGACCAGAGGCAAGTCAATAAAAAAGGTTCACGAAACCTTTTGCCCTGAATGCACGCCAATCAAGACCAGTTATTGGATCATGGTCTTTGCTTCCGTCAACTTCGTTCTTGCCCAGCTCCCCAACTTCAACTCTATTTCTGCCATCTCTCTCGGTGCAGCAGTGATGTCTCTGACTTATTCGTTCATCGCTTGGGGTGCATCCATCAAGAAAGGGATTACACCAGACGTGTCCTATAACGTGAAGATGAAAAGCACGAGTGATGGTGTGCTCAATTTCTTCTCTGCATTGAGAGATGTGGCATTTGCATATGCAGGACACAATGTGGTGCTAGAGATTCAAGCAACAATGCCTTCAACGGCAGAGAAGCCTTCCAAGGTACCAATGTGGAAAGGGTGTATTTGGGCATACATTGGAGTTGCAATATGTTACTTCCCTGTTGCCTTTGTTGGCTACTACATGTTTGGAAACATGGTGGATGATAACATCCTCATCACACTCGAACACCCTGCTTGGCTTATTGCCATAACTAATCTCTTTGTTGTCATCCACGTCGTTGGAGGCTA TCAAGTGTTTGCAATGCCAGTCtttgatatgattgaaatttatttggtAACACGATTGAACTTCTCACCTTCTTCCACCTTACGTGTCATAACTCGCACTCTATTTGTTG GAATCACAATGTTAATAGGAATCAGCATCCCATTTTTTGGTTCTCTTCTTGGATTTCTTGGTGGATTTGCCTTTGCTCCCACCTCATACTTT TTTCCATGCATCATATGGCTTAAGCTCAAGAAACCTAGAAAATATGGCTTGTCTTGGACAATTAATTGG ATTTGCATTGTTATTGGAGTATTGATAATGACACTATCACCTATTGGTGCTTTGAGGAATATCATTGTCTCAGCCAAGAACTACAAGTTTTTTTCATGA
- the LOC107493150 gene encoding putative uridine kinase C227.14 isoform X2, giving the protein MEATFCSTFQRSSRAEPLLLRTVGARHRNRFLLPVARDNKFSPLSFAPTGYGSSKIALFKVLSAEKGQVHVVEKSGVEELYDELAARLLPSASVSSSPNFKHIVGLAGPPGAGKSTLAHEVVSRVNKLWPERASSMDSQVQPPDVAIVVPMDGFHLYRSELDVMENPEEAHARRGAPWTFNPSRLLTCLKNLKIHGSVYVPSFDHGVGDPLEDDIFVNVQHKVVIVEGNYLLLEDGIWKEISCLFDEKWFIDIDIDKAMQRVLKRHISTDREQRQAQCRTHNEVQEKC; this is encoded by the exons ATGGAAGCAACCTTCTGTTCAACATTTCAGAGATCTTCTCGTGCTG AACCATTGTTGCTAAGAACAGTCGGAGCTCGCCATCGGAACCGGTTTTTGCTACCCGTCGCGCGGGATAACAAGTTTTCGCCGCTGTCTTTTGCTCCAACTGGCTATGGCAGTAGCAAGATTGCTCTCTTCAAG GTTTTATCTGCTGAGAAGGGGCAGGTTCATGTAGTAGAGAAAAG TGGAGTTGAAGAGTTATATGATGAATTGGCTGCACGCCTTCTGCCTTCAGCATCGGTGTCATCAAGCCCTAATTTTAA GCACATTGTTGGCCTGGCTGGTCCACCAGGTGCTGGAAAAAGCACTCTTGCACATGAAGTAGTCAGCCGGGTAAACAAGCTTTGGCCAGAGAGAGCTTCTTCTATGGACTCCCAGGTTCAACCTCCTGATGTTGCTATTGTAGTTCCCATGGATGGTTTCCATCTTTATCGTTCTGAACTAGATGTAATGGAG AATCCAGAGGAAGCACATGCCAGAAGAGGAG CTCCATGGACATTCAATCCATCACGACTACTTACGTGTCTCAAGAATCTTAAAATTCAT GGATCCGTCTATGTTCCATCGTTTGACCATGGGGTTGGGGACCCATTGGAAGATGATATCTTTGTGAATGTTCA GCACAAAGTTGTTATTGTAGAAGGTAACTATTTGCTCTTGGAAGATGGGATTTGGAAGGAGATATCATGTTTGTTTGACGAGAAATG GTTTATTGATATTGACATTGACAAAGCAATGCAGAGAGTTTTAAAGAGGCATATTTCAACTG atagAGAACAACGACAGGCTCAATGCAGAACTCATAATGAAGTCCAAGAAAAATGCTGA